A genome region from Cervus elaphus chromosome 18, mCerEla1.1, whole genome shotgun sequence includes the following:
- the LOC122674839 gene encoding LOW QUALITY PROTEIN: GTPase IMAP family member 6-like (The sequence of the model RefSeq protein was modified relative to this genomic sequence to represent the inferred CDS: inserted 1 base in 1 codon; deleted 1 base in 1 codon): MSSVSVYIWGSVTDVLHSACSVLALRGDTEHSGEHTAPGDARHGCSSCLTDDGAMEEEEFEILLLEEPEEGASQDPSPGGSGGQRGDEGTPQTLRLILVGKSGSGKSATGNSILGRRMFESKLSARPVTQAFQQGRRAWAGRELQVVDTPDILSRWEAPRGSAQGVGEAGPRSPPGPHAVLLVTQLGRFTEEDQQVARRLEEVFGAGILARTVLVFTRNEDLDGGSLGTFLRETDNRALAEPDAVCARRHCGFNNKGDGTELEAQLRELMRHVEGVLWEHESRAYSLPAAPHPRAAPRESWGLWRPGAEXGRGDQAWLRGLRRILKEPEQAGGQLPPSAPI, encoded by the exons ATGTCCTCTGTTAGTGTGTACATCTGGGGCAGTGTCACTGACGTCCTCCATTCAGCCTGCAGTGTGTTAGCTCTCAGAGGAGACACAGAGCATTCAGGTGAGCACACGGCCCCAGGAGACGCCAGACACGGGTGTTCCTCCTGCCTCACCGACGATGGGGCG ATGGAGGAAGAAGAATTCGAAATCCTTCTCCTGGAGGAACCTGAAGAAGGTGCATCCCAGGATCCTTCTCCAGGCGGGTCAGGAG GGCAGCGCGGGGATGAAGGGACCCCGCAGACGCTGAGGCTCATCCTGGTGGGAAAATCCGGGAGCGGGAAAAGCGCCACG GGAAACAGCATCCTCGGGAGGAGAATGTTCGAGTCCAAGCTCAGCGCTCGCCCGGTGACCCAGGCCTTCCAGCAGGGGCGCCGCGCGTGGGCGGGGAGGGAGCTGCAGGTCGTTGACACCCCGGACATCCTGTCCCGCTGGGAGGCGCCGCGGGGGTCCGCTCAGGGCGTTGGTGAGGCCGGCCCCCGCTCCCCGCCGGGGCCGCACGCGGTGCTCCTGGTGACACAACTCGGCCGGTTCACCGAGGAGGACCAGCAGGTGGCCAGACGCCTCGAGGAGGTGTTCGGGGCGGGCATCCTGGCCCGCACCGTCCTGGTGTTCACGCGGAACGAAGACCTGGACGGCGGCTCGCTGGGGACATTCCTGCGGGAGACCGACAACCGAGCGCTGGCCGAGCCGGACGCGGTCTGCGCGCGGCGACACTGCGGCTTCAACAACAAGGGGGACGGAACCGAGCTGGAGGCCCAGCTGAGGGAGCTCATGCGGCACGTCGAGGGGGTCCTGTGGGAGCACGAGAGCCGCGCCTACAGCCTCCCGGCTGCCCCTCACCCCCGCGCCGCGCCCCGGGAGAGCTGGGGCCTCTGGCGGCCCGGCGCCG GAGGGCGTGGGGACCAGGCCTGGCTGCGGGGCCTGCGCCGCATCCTGAAGGAGCCCGAGCAAGCTGGAGGCCAGCTCCCGCCGAGCGCGCCCATCTGA